The genomic interval AAGTCCTTGGCGATCTCGTACACCCGCTCGCAGCCCCCGACGATGAGCCGCTTGAGGTACAGCTCGTCCGCGATCCGCAGGTAGAAGTCCGTGCCCAGAGCGTTGTAGCGGGTGACGAACGGCCGCGCCGACGCGCCGCCGTAGAGCGGCTGCAGGACCGGCGTCTCGACCTCGAGGAAGCCGCGCGCGTCGAGGAACCGCCGCACCGCGCGCACCACTGCGGCCCGCCGCTCGAACAGCGCCCGGCGCTCCGGGTGCACCGCCAGGTCGGCGTAGCGCTGGCGGTAGCGCTGCTCGGGGTCGGCCAGCTCGGAGAAGTGTGCCTCGGTTCCGTCCCCGGCGGCCGCCGTCTTGCCCAGGGGCAGCGGCCGGAGCGCTTTCGCCAGCAGCTCGAAGCGCTCCACCCGCACGGTCACCTCGCCGGTGCGGGTGCGGAACAGCGGGCCCACCGCGCCGAGGTGGTCCCCGAGGTCCAGCAGCTCGAGCAGCTCGAACGCGGCGTCCCCGAGGTCGTCGCGGCGGAAGTACAGCTGGATCCGGCCGCTCGCGTCGGCCAGGTGCGCGAACGTCGTCTTGCCGTGGCCGCGGATCGCCACCAGCCGGCCGGCCACGGCCACCGGCGGCCCCTCGGCGCCGTCGGCGAAGGCGGCGAGCGCCGCCGCGGCGCCGTGGCTCCGCTCGAACCGGTACGCGAACGGGGCCACCCCCCGCTCGCGCAGCGCCGCCAGCTTGTCGCGGCGCGCCAGCTCCACGAAGCTCGCGGCGGCCTTGCCGGTCACCTGGCCGTCCGCCCGAACCGCTTCAGGTACGCCTCGATGAACGCGTCGATGTCGCCGTCCATCACGCGCTGCACGTCCCCCACCTTCAGCTCCGTCCGGTGGTCGTTGACCATCGTGTAGGGCTGGAACACGTAGGACCGGATCTGGTTGCCCCACGAGTTGTCCGT from Gemmatimonadales bacterium carries:
- the lysS gene encoding lysine--tRNA ligase, which codes for MTGKAAASFVELARRDKLAALRERGVAPFAYRFERSHGAAAALAAFADGAEGPPVAVAGRLVAIRGHGKTTFAHLADASGRIQLYFRRDDLGDAAFELLELLDLGDHLGAVGPLFRTRTGEVTVRVERFELLAKALRPLPLGKTAAAGDGTEAHFSELADPEQRYRQRYADLAVHPERRALFERRAAVVRAVRRFLDARGFLEVETPVLQPLYGGASARPFVTRYNALGTDFYLRIADELYLKRLIVGGCERVYEIAKDFRNEGMDRLHNPEFTMLETYEAYVDYLDVLEMTQALLVEVVREVTGSLTVEARGGPVDLTPPWRRVAFYDLVRELAGVDLRRLDEAALAAELGRRGVAPDAGAGRGRLIDQLFKHSVEPKLDAPVFILDFPIEMSPLAKPKRGDPELAERFELFVGGYELANAFSELNDPDDQRRRFEAQGVLRSRGDEEAQALDEDYLRALEYGMPPTGGLGLGIDRLTMLVTGARSIRDVILFPALRPE